From a single Vespa crabro chromosome 22, iyVesCrab1.2, whole genome shotgun sequence genomic region:
- the LOC124431761 gene encoding protein obstructor-E-like isoform X1, giving the protein MRTYYVIAAILIAGTTNAQENFKCPDDFGFYPHHISCDKYWKCENNLAELKTCGNGLAFDASDSKFLTENCDYLHNVDCGERTQLEPPISTPHCARLYGIFPDEKKCDVFWNCWNGEASRYQCSPGLAYDREARVCMWADQVPECRNEEVAGGFTCPAAGEVSGASGSFSRHAHPEDCRKYYICLEGIAREYGCPIGTVFKIGDADGSGACEDPEDVPGCEDYYGDLDLKSIRKSELLAGIQSSGEPRKPSQGKPRPAPIPARPSAPLQE; this is encoded by the exons atGAGGACGTACTACGTGATAGCCGCCATTCTGATCGCCG GCACCACCAATGCCCAAGAGAATTTCAAATGCCCGGACGATTTCGGATTTTATCCCCATCACATATCGTGCGACAAATATTGGAAGTGCGAGAACAATTTGGCGGAATTGAAAACGTGCGGTAACGGTTTGGCGTTTGACGCGTCCGACAGTAAATTCCTTACCGAGAATTGTGATTATTTACACAACGTCGATTGTGGGGAAAGAACACAATTGGAACCGCCAATCAGTACGCCCCATTGTGCCCGTCTCTACGGTATATTCCCGGATGAAAAGAAATGCGACGTATTTTGGAACTGTTGGAACGGCGAAGCATCGAGATATCAATGCAGTCCTGGACTTGCATACGATCGCGAAGCCAGAGTATGCATGTGGGCCGATCAAGTCCCCGAATGTAGAAACGAag AGGTCGCAGGAGGTTTCACGTGTCCAGCCGCAGGCGAAGTGAGCGGCGCATCCGGCAGCTTCAGCAGACACGCCCATCCTGAGGACTGCAGAAAGTATTACATATGTCTTGAAGGTATAGCTAGAGAATATGGTTGCCCGATCGGTACCGTCTTCAAAATTGGTGATGCCGATGGCAGCGGTGCTTGCGAGGATCCTGAAGATGTTCCAGGAtg CGAGGATTACTATGGTGACTTGGACCTAAAAAGCATCAGGAAGAGCGAGTTGCTCGCTGGAATTCAAAGTTCCGGTGAACCGAGGAAGCCATCACAAGGCAAACCTAGACCCGCACCGATACCCGCGAGGCCATCCGCACCTCTCCAGGAATAA
- the LOC124431761 gene encoding protein obstructor-E-like isoform X2 gives MRTYYVIAAILIAGTTNAQENFKCPDDFGFYPHHISCDKYWKCENNLAELKTCGNGLAFDASDSKFLTENCDYLHNVDCGERTQLEPPISTPHCARLYGIFPDEKKCDVFWNCWNGEASRYQCSPGLAYDREARVCMWADQVPECRNEEVAGGFTCPAAGEVSGASGSFSRHAHPEDCRKYYICLEGIAREYGCPIGTVFKIGDADGSGACEDPEDVPGCEDYYGGVDLKALRKLGFKK, from the exons atGAGGACGTACTACGTGATAGCCGCCATTCTGATCGCCG GCACCACCAATGCCCAAGAGAATTTCAAATGCCCGGACGATTTCGGATTTTATCCCCATCACATATCGTGCGACAAATATTGGAAGTGCGAGAACAATTTGGCGGAATTGAAAACGTGCGGTAACGGTTTGGCGTTTGACGCGTCCGACAGTAAATTCCTTACCGAGAATTGTGATTATTTACACAACGTCGATTGTGGGGAAAGAACACAATTGGAACCGCCAATCAGTACGCCCCATTGTGCCCGTCTCTACGGTATATTCCCGGATGAAAAGAAATGCGACGTATTTTGGAACTGTTGGAACGGCGAAGCATCGAGATATCAATGCAGTCCTGGACTTGCATACGATCGCGAAGCCAGAGTATGCATGTGGGCCGATCAAGTCCCCGAATGTAGAAACGAag AGGTCGCAGGAGGTTTCACGTGTCCAGCCGCAGGCGAAGTGAGCGGCGCATCCGGCAGCTTCAGCAGACACGCCCATCCTGAGGACTGCAGAAAGTATTACATATGTCTTGAAGGTATAGCTAGAGAATATGGTTGCCCGATCGGTACCGTCTTCAAAATTGGTGATGCCGATGGCAGCGGTGCTTGCGAGGATCCTGAAGATGTTCCAGGAtg